One Primulina tabacum isolate GXHZ01 chromosome 10, ASM2559414v2, whole genome shotgun sequence DNA segment encodes these proteins:
- the LOC142505284 gene encoding NADH dehydrogenase [ubiquinone] iron-sulfur protein 4, mitochondrial-like isoform X2, with product MASSLQRLRHSLSVNSYRLTISPFSRAFSTDDLLVEIAPGEIVIVSGIPQEHLRRRVLIFSPARTATQQGSGKLGRWKINFLSTQKWENPLMGWTSTGDPYSHVGDSALSFESQEAAISFAERHGWEYTVKTYADNFKWKGPPKTDVN from the exons ATGGCGAGCTCACTGCAACGGCTGCGGCACTCCCTTTCCGTGAATTCATATCGGCTGACGATTTCTCCATTTTCGAGGGCTTTCTCCACGGATGATTTGTTGGTTGAAATCGCACCTGGAGAGATTGTTATCGTCTCTGGTATTCCTCAAGAGCACCTCCGTCGAAGG GTTCTGATTTTCTCACCTGCTCGAACTGCTACacaacaaggttctggaaaacTTGGGAGGTGGAAGATTAATTTTTTGTCCACACAGAA ATGGGAAAATCCATTGATGGGTTGGACATCAACAGGGGACCCATACTCACATGTTGGTGATTCTGCATTAAGTTTTGAGAGTCAAGAAGCTGCAATATCCTTTGCCGAGAGGCATGGTTGGGAATACACG GTGAAAACATATGCTGACAATTTCAAATGGAAGGGCCCTCCGAAGACAGATGtgaactaa
- the LOC142505282 gene encoding single myb histone 1-like isoform X1: MGAPKQRWTSEEEAALKAGITKYGVGKWSTILKDQDFSAALRSRSNVDLKDKWRNLNCMANGMGSRHRVRISHKSSQATNKHGGDDVVHEMIIEKDSEEVDVTPVTESIETSYDAGSERQDSRLNDLILEAVTKLKEPRGSSQHAIARCIELNHATPPDLERTLAKNLKLLTKKGHLIKVKNQYRITPKSTSSEVGKDTPSTLPNGTMNTLSEAEKSGAIILTKAQIDAELEKMKSMTAEEAAVAAARAVAEAEAAIAEAEVAAREAEEAEAEAEAARCFADAAMKTLNCKTIQV; the protein is encoded by the exons ATGGGTGCTCCAAAACAGAGGTGGACATCAGAAGAAGAAGCTGCTCTTAAAGCGGGCATTACAAAATATGGAGTAGGAAAATGGAGTACCATACTTAAAGATCAAGATTTCAGCGCAGCCCTAAGGTCACGTTCGAATGTGGACCTTAAG GATAAATGGAGAAACTTAAATTGCATGGCAAATGGTATGGGCTCAAGGCATAGGGTTAGGATTTCACATAAAAGTAGTCAGGCTACCAACAAGCATGGTGGAGATGATGTGGTTCATGAAATGATCATCGAGAAGGATTCAGAAGAAGTTGATGTAACACCAGTTACAGAATCTATTGAAACTTCATATGATGCTGGTTCGGAAAGACAGGATTCAAG GCTGAATGATCTTATATTGGAGGCTGTAACAAAGTTAAAGGAACCTCGAGGATCTAGTCAGCATGCTATCGCTCGATGCATAGAG TTGAATCATGCTACACCTCCGGACTTGGAAAGGACTTTGGCCAAAAATTTGAAGCTTTTGACCAAAAAAGGACATTTAATTAAG GTGAAGAATCAGTATAGGATTACACCAAAATCAACATCTTCTGAAGTGGGGAAAGACACACCTTCAACGCTACCTAATGGAACAATGAATACTCTTTCAGAAGCAGAGAAAAGTGGTGCGATTATTCTGACCAAAGCCCAGATTGATGCTGAGTTAGAGAAGATGAAGAGCATGACTGCTGAAGAAGCTGCTGTGGCCGCTGCACGAGCAGTTGCAGAGGCCGAAGCTGCAATTGCCGAAGCTGAGGTGGCAGCAAGGGAAGCTGAGGAGGCCGAGGCTGAAGCTGAGGCAGCACGTTGTTTTGCTGATGCGGCGATGAAGACTCTGAACTGTAAAACAATTCAAGTCTG A
- the LOC142505985 gene encoding uncharacterized protein LOC142505985: MATTFVEPLKSHSVADAAVNFTGTKPLKVCFSYAAYAKNLIHRLLSSNIPVEVGLSDAEFSAVESTFHVKFPPDLRSILQEGLPIGPGFPNWRSSSKQQLDILTNLPILEICREVSRNEFWLESWGDKPDDGDKCVNLAKGFLRKAPVLVPIYRHFYIPGTPCMAGNPVFYVHRGDVKLWSFDIAGFFQQIEFEMSGNSDKVLRCPRLSDLLTAPAWAATEARRIKLWSELAERVGDVAARVETGGWWSGELGGCLEDVCLRLREGGWKEEDVREMMVMNGCGDHDESFEEYWGCMRRRVRVLSRRLLHGGWSMEDVAESLGSPEDYFRNRIVEGESCFDFAVV; encoded by the coding sequence ATGGCCACAACCTTCGTCGAGCCACTCAAATCCCACTCCGTTGCCGACGCCGCCGTGAACTTTACCGGTACTAAACCCTTAAAAGTCTGCTTTTCGTATGCAGCTTACGCCAAGAACTTGATACACCGCCTCCTCTCCTCGAATATTCCAGTGGAAGTTGGCCTATCGGATGCCGAATTCTCCGCCGTCGAGTCAACATTTCATGTTAAATTTCCCCCGGACCTCCGGTCCATCCTCCAAGAAGGACTGCCTATTGGCCCAGGATTCCCTAACTGGAGATCTTCGTCCAAACAACAGCTTGATATTCTTACGAATCTTCCCATATTGGAAATCTGCAGAGAAGTTTCAAGAAATGAATTTTGGCTAGAGTCTTGGGGAGATAAGCCTGATGATGGTGATAAATGTGTGAATCTGGCTAAAGGGTTCTTGAGAAAAGCTCCGGTTCTAGTTCCGATTTACCGGCACTTTTACATTCCGGGGACGCCATGTATGGCGGGGAATCCGGTGTTTTACGTGCATAGAGGGGATGTTAAGTTATGGAGTTTTGATATTGCTGGATTTTTTCAACAGATTGAATTCGAAATGAGTGGAAATAGTGATAAAGTTTTAAGGTGTCCGAGGTTGTCGGATTTACTCACTGCTCCAGCATGGGCCGCCACGGAGGCGAGGAGGATCAAGCTGTGGTCGGAGTTGGCAGAAAGAGTGGGGGATGTGGCAGCGCGTGTTGAGACGGGCGGGTGGTGGAGTGGGGAGTTGGGAGGATGTTTGGAGGACGTGTGTTTGAGATTGAGGGAAGGAGGGTGGAAAGAGGAGGacgtgagggagatgatggtgATGAACGGCTGTGGTGATCATGATGAGAGTTTTGAAGAATATTGGGGATGTATGCGGCGGCGCGTGAGGGTGCTGTCGAGAAGATTGTTACATGGTGGGTGGAGCATGGAGGATGTGGCGGAGTCGCTTGGATCTCCGGAGGATTACTTTCGAAACCGGATCGTGGAAGGCGAATCTTGCTTTGATTTTGCGGTAGTATGA
- the LOC142505284 gene encoding NADH dehydrogenase [ubiquinone] iron-sulfur protein 4, mitochondrial-like isoform X1, translating to MASSLQRLRHSLSVNSYRLTISPFSRAFSTDDLLVEIAPGEIVIVSGIPQEHLRRRVLIFSPARTATQQGSGKLGRWKINFLSTQKWENPLMGWTSTGDPYSHVGDSALSFESQEAAISFAERHGWEYTIKKHQTPLLKVKTYADNFKWKGPPKTDVN from the exons ATGGCGAGCTCACTGCAACGGCTGCGGCACTCCCTTTCCGTGAATTCATATCGGCTGACGATTTCTCCATTTTCGAGGGCTTTCTCCACGGATGATTTGTTGGTTGAAATCGCACCTGGAGAGATTGTTATCGTCTCTGGTATTCCTCAAGAGCACCTCCGTCGAAGG GTTCTGATTTTCTCACCTGCTCGAACTGCTACacaacaaggttctggaaaacTTGGGAGGTGGAAGATTAATTTTTTGTCCACACAGAA ATGGGAAAATCCATTGATGGGTTGGACATCAACAGGGGACCCATACTCACATGTTGGTGATTCTGCATTAAGTTTTGAGAGTCAAGAAGCTGCAATATCCTTTGCCGAGAGGCATGGTTGGGAATACACG ATTAAGAAGCACCAGACACCATTATTGAAG GTGAAAACATATGCTGACAATTTCAAATGGAAGGGCCCTCCGAAGACAGATGtgaactaa
- the LOC142505986 gene encoding growth-regulating factor 1-like — MEVLLVPSLVHSVGWVPFHLGFSGGHDPEPGRCRRIDGKKWRCSRDAVPHQKYCERHINRGRHRSRKPVEGQTGHAVSGSTSFKLAPIASSSSASVVSRCSSLGAVQRQFNYLQPNNGNSSADNLVKRSQELQDLSLIPCINVLKSKDVPVSVQEADVPFEEASESEFGLVKSDSLINPSVRISLTKSSNLESFSGFHEQEANDRTPSTISSMIGRRITQIAYVSWPEELNYDWTLFSMSIPMAPPDFSSSSTSPKQEKSILSSRRLPWEHNPSQMSLGTSNKLDEPKKK, encoded by the exons ATGGAA GTTCTTCTTGTTCCCTCTCTTGTACATTCAGTGGGATGGGTTCCTTTCCATCTCGGTTTCTCTGGTGGGCACGATCCTGAACCAGGGAGGTGTAGGAGAATCGATGGAAAAAAGTGGCGGTGCTCAAGAGATGCCGTTCCGCATCAGAAATACTGTGAAAGGCACATCAATAGAGGCCGCCACCGTTCAAGAAAGCCTGTGGAAGGTCAGACTGGCCACGCTGTCTCTGGATCCACTTCTTTCAAACTGGCACCGATTGCTTCTTCCTCATCAGCATCGGTGGTATCTAGATGCAGCAGCCTTGGTGCCGTGCAGCGCCAGTTCAATTACTTGCAGCCCAATAATGGTAATTCTTCTGCTGACAATCTTGTTAAGAG ATCACAAGAATTGCAAGACCTGTCCTTGATACCTTGTATTAATGTTCTAAAGTCTAAAGATGTGCCAGTTTCTGTACAAGAGGCAGATGTACCATTTGAAGAAGCCTCCGAGTCGGAGTTTGGACTTGTTAAATCAGATTCCCTCATTAACCCTTCAGTTAGGATCTCGTTAACTAAATCAAGTAACCTTGAATCCTTTTCAGGGTTCCATGAACAAGAAGCAAACGACAGAACTCCATCCACCATTTCATCAATGATTGGCCGAAGGATCACTCAAATCGCATATGTTTCATGGCCCGAAGAACTGAACTATGACTGGACCCTGTTTTCAATGTCTATCCCCATGGCTCCTCCAGATTTTTCATCATCCTCCACTTCTCCAAAACAAGAGAAGTCTATTTTGTCATCTCGACGGCTACCTTGGGAGCATAATCCAAGCCAAATGAGCTTAGGCACGAGTAACAAGCTTGatgaaccaaaaaaaaaataa
- the LOC142505283 gene encoding thioredoxin-like protein AAED1, chloroplastic, protein MARVISPRLLVSSPATQTLSPFTHIGPSLFPSNFPAISAKSIWKALPPYSGNTRPGRPLMATASSACVSDNIAEVLGEVGILTASGDPVKFKDLWDQQEGIAVVALLRHFGCFCCWELASALKESKERFDSAGVKLIAVGVGTPDKARILSERLPFPMDILYADPDRKAYDLLGLYYGLGRTFFNPASTKVFSRIGELRKAMKNYTIKATPDDRSSVLQQGGMFVFKGKRLLYARKDEGTGDHASLDQVFDVCCKATAA, encoded by the exons ATGGCGAGAGTAATATCTCCACGTCTCCTGGTCTCATCTCCAGCCACACAAACCCTTAGCCCGTTTACCCATATTGGACCATCACTGTTCCCTTCAAATTTTCCTGCAATTTCAGCAAAGTCCATCTGGAAAGCTCTACCCCCCTATTCAGGAAACACCCGTCCTGGAAGACCACTCATGGCTACTGCTTCTTCCGCGTGCGTGTCAGATAACATCGCTGAAGTGCTCGGGGAAGTTGGGATATTAACGGCCTCCGGGGATCCCGTCAAATTCAAGGACCTCTGGGATCAACAGGAG GGAATCGCTGTTGTTGCACTTTTGAGACATTTCGGATGTTTTTGTTG CTGGGAACTTGCCTCAGCACTCAAAGAATCAAAAGAGCGGTTCGACTCAGCTGGTGTGAAGCTAATTGCTGTTGGTGTTGGTACTCCTGACAAAGCTCGTATTCTTTCTGAAAGG TTACCCTTCCCGATGGATATCCTTTATGCTGATCCTGATCGTAAG GCTTATGATCTTTTGGGGTTGTATTATGGCCTTGGTCGTACATTTTTCAACCCAGCCAGC ACTAAGGTGTTTTCAAGAATTGGGGAACTGAGAAAAGCTATGAAGAATTACACGATTAAGGCCACCCCCGATGACAGAAGCAGCGTCCTGCAACAG GGAGGAATGTTTGTGTTTAAAGGAAAGCGATTGCTTTACGCGAGGAAGGATGAAGGGACGGGGGACCATGCTTCATTGGATCAAGTCTTTGATGTATGCTGCAAAGCAACCGCAGCCTGA
- the LOC142505460 gene encoding heat shock factor protein HSF24-like, with translation MAERRVPTPFITKTYNMVDDPSSNDVVSWNEDGTTFVVWKTAEFAKVLLPNYFKHNNFSSFIRQLNTYGFRKIAQNKWEFANENFKQGQQELLTEIHRRKMAAPQTPQGRKPGNVDSPACSADEFGSSSTAGSLDTRASARITDLLDENENLRKDNEMLNLELVQTKRQCNDLISFLTHSMQVEPDQINRILNLCEPPMVAEASGCGSGYSNCDDDENEKCVKLFGVIVKKKRSLEENKKGIRA, from the exons ATGGCAGAGAGGCGTGTTCCGACGCCGTTTATAACCAAAACTTACAATATGGTGGACGATCCAAGTAGTAACGACGTGGTTTCATGGAACGAGGATGGAACAACATTTGTGGTGTGGAAGACAGCGGAATTCGCAAAGGTTTTGTTGCCTAATTACTTCAAGCACAACAATTTCTCCAGCTTTATCCGTCAGCTTAATACCTAT GGTTTTCGAAAGATTGCTCAAAACAAATGGGAATTCGCCAACGAAAACTTCAAACAAGGCCAACAAGAGCTCCTCACCGAAATCCATCGTCGGAAAATGGCGGCGCCACAAACTCCGCAAGGCAGGAAGCCCGGTAATGTGGATTCACCTGCATGCTCAGCTGATGAATTTGGCTCGAGCTCCACTGCAGGTTCCCTAGATACTCGGGCGTCAGCTCGGATCACTGATTTACTCGACGAGAACGAAAATCTGAGGAAAGATAATGAGATGCTGAACTTGGAATTAGTACAAACCAAGAGACAGTGCAATGATTTGATTTCTTTTTTAACTCACAGCATGCAGGTTGAACCGGATCAGATCAATCGTATTTTGAATCTCTGCGAGCCGCCGATGGTGGCGGAGGCTAGCGGATGCGGAAGTGGATATTCTAATTGTGATGACGACGAAAATGAGAAGTGTGTAAAGTTGTTCGGGGTCATCGTGAAAAAGAAGAGGAGTTTAGAAGAAAATAAGAAAGGAATACGGGCCTAG
- the LOC142505282 gene encoding single myb histone 1-like isoform X2, translating to MGAPKQRWTSEEEAALKAGITKYGVGKWSTILKDQDFSAALRSRSNVDLKDKWRNLNCMANGMGSRHRVRISHKSSQATNKHGGDDVVHEMIIEKDSEEVDVTPVTESIETSYDAGSERQDSRLNDLILEAVTKLKEPRGSSQHAIARCIEVKNQYRITPKSTSSEVGKDTPSTLPNGTMNTLSEAEKSGAIILTKAQIDAELEKMKSMTAEEAAVAAARAVAEAEAAIAEAEVAAREAEEAEAEAEAARCFADAAMKTLNCKTIQV from the exons ATGGGTGCTCCAAAACAGAGGTGGACATCAGAAGAAGAAGCTGCTCTTAAAGCGGGCATTACAAAATATGGAGTAGGAAAATGGAGTACCATACTTAAAGATCAAGATTTCAGCGCAGCCCTAAGGTCACGTTCGAATGTGGACCTTAAG GATAAATGGAGAAACTTAAATTGCATGGCAAATGGTATGGGCTCAAGGCATAGGGTTAGGATTTCACATAAAAGTAGTCAGGCTACCAACAAGCATGGTGGAGATGATGTGGTTCATGAAATGATCATCGAGAAGGATTCAGAAGAAGTTGATGTAACACCAGTTACAGAATCTATTGAAACTTCATATGATGCTGGTTCGGAAAGACAGGATTCAAG GCTGAATGATCTTATATTGGAGGCTGTAACAAAGTTAAAGGAACCTCGAGGATCTAGTCAGCATGCTATCGCTCGATGCATAGAG GTGAAGAATCAGTATAGGATTACACCAAAATCAACATCTTCTGAAGTGGGGAAAGACACACCTTCAACGCTACCTAATGGAACAATGAATACTCTTTCAGAAGCAGAGAAAAGTGGTGCGATTATTCTGACCAAAGCCCAGATTGATGCTGAGTTAGAGAAGATGAAGAGCATGACTGCTGAAGAAGCTGCTGTGGCCGCTGCACGAGCAGTTGCAGAGGCCGAAGCTGCAATTGCCGAAGCTGAGGTGGCAGCAAGGGAAGCTGAGGAGGCCGAGGCTGAAGCTGAGGCAGCACGTTGTTTTGCTGATGCGGCGATGAAGACTCTGAACTGTAAAACAATTCAAGTCTG A